In a genomic window of Primulina huaijiensis isolate GDHJ02 chromosome 10, ASM1229523v2, whole genome shotgun sequence:
- the LOC140986722 gene encoding probable pectinesterase/pectinesterase inhibitor 51, whose product MASALFPITLLALLLCSSTARHHKPPPSAGNPGRDTIHEACKGSGDPVTCESFLSKSIHLPLNATVSQVIQSILVVSSEDHEKAKGMVKNILDASAGNLNRSTAASTCLEVLHYSDYRINLTKDALPRGEIKDARAWAGAALAYQYDCWSALKYVNGTDLVDDAMSFLNSTVIFLSSNALSMMQNYDVYGEKTGSWGPPRTERDGFWEPVSDHSGSGFNLGVPAGLKADVTVCKFGGCTYKTVQEAVNAAPDDIDSGKLFVVHIKAGVYEETVRVGLERRNVVFLGDGMGKTVITGSMNVGQPGVSTFNSATVGVVGDGFMVSDLTIKNTAGPDAHQAVAFRSDSDHSIIQNCEFVGNQDTLYSHSLRQYYKSCRIQGNVDFIFGNSAAIFQDCLILVAPRQIHPEKGEKNAVTAHGRIHPGQTTGFVFQNCLVNGTDAYMALYHSNPKAHRNYLGRPWKEYSRTVFIRCRLESLINSDGWMPWKEDFALKTLYYGEFASSGLGSDSSKRVNWSSLIPAKHVESYSARNFIQGDQWTRAFS is encoded by the exons ATGGCTTCTGCTCTTTTTCCCATCACACTCCTCGCTCTTCTACTTTGTTCCTCTACCGCTCGTCACCACAAACCGCCGCCCTCCGCTGGAAATCCAGGCCGTGACACCATCCATGAAGCCTGCAAGGGGTCAGGTGATCCGGTGACATGCGAGTCCTTCTTGTCCAAATCCATCCACCTGCCTCTAAACGCCACCGTTTCCCAAGTGATCCAATCCATACTGGTGGTTTCCTCCGAGGATCACGAGAAGGCTAAAGGCATGGTGAAGAATATCTTGGACGCGTCCGCAGGGAATCTGAACCGCTCCACCGCGGCGAGTACTTGCCTGGAGGTGTTGCATTACTCGGATTACCGAATCAATCTGACGAAGGACGCGTTGCCAAGAGGCGAGATCAAGGACGCGCGTGCATGGGCGGGCGCAGCTTTGGCGTACCAGTACGACTGCTGGTCGGCGCTCAAGTACGTGAACGGCACGGATCTGGTGGACGATGCGATGTCTTTTCTGAACTCCACCGTCATCTTTCTCAGCAGCAACGCGTTGAGTATGATGCAGAATTATGACGTTTACGGGGAAAAAACCGGGTCATGGGGTCCGCCCAGGACGGAGCGAGACGGGTTCTGGGAACCAGTGTCGGACCATTCTGGGTCGGGTTTTAATCTCGGAGTGCCGGCGGGGCTGAAGGCAGACGTTACCGTGTGTAAATTTGGAGGGTGTACTTATAAGACGGTGcaggaggcggtgaatgctgcCCCGGATGATATCGACTCCGGTAAGCTGTTTGTGGTACATATCAAAGCTGGAGTTTACGAGGAGACGGTTCGGGTCGGGTTGGAGAGAAGGAACGTGGTGTTCTTGGGGGATGGCATGGGCAAAACAGTCATCACAGGTTCCATGAACGTCGGCCAACCCGGCGTGTCGACGTTTAACTCTGCAACCGTTG GAGTTGTAGGAGATGGATTCATGGTAAGTGATCTCACAATCAAGAACACAGCAGGTCCTGATGCTCATCAAGCAGTAGCATTCCGCTCCGACAGCGACCATTCGATCATACAAAACTGCGAATTCGTAGGCAATCAAGACACTCTCTACTCCCACAGCTTACGCCAGTACTACAAATCCTGCCGTATTCAAGGCAACGTGGACTTCATATTCGGAAACTCGGCAGCAATCTTCCAAGATTGCTTGATCCTCGTCGCCCCTCGACAGATCCACCCCGAAAAAGGCGAGAAGAACGCCGTGACAGCACACGGCAGAATCCACCCCGGACAAACAACGGGCTTTGTCTTTCAAAACTGTTTGGTAAATGGCACTGATGCATACATGGCTCTATACCATAGCAATCCTAAAGCACATAGGAATTATTTGGGCAGGCCCTGGAAAGAGTATTCGAGGACGGTTTTCATTCGTTGTAGGTTGGAGTCCCTGATAAATTCGGATGGATGGATGCCTTGGAAAGAAGATTTTGCTTTGAAAACTCTGTATTATGGCGAGTTTGCTAGTTCAGGGCTTGGTTCCGATTCGTCGAAACGAGTGAATTGGAGTAGCTTGATTCCGGCCAAGCATGTTGAATCGTACTCGGCTCGGAATTTCATCCAAGGGGACCAGTGGACTCGTGCATTTTCTTGA
- the LOC140985576 gene encoding uncharacterized protein, with protein sequence MQSAFQEMQSVVEGEEVFFDTKDRLTSDEFFIVNEDSVCRHMEYGIWLNKPLSVKERREIFLRKFFEDSTSGGFERMEMERAVKSSGSSSASVDETFLRERRQSNSEACSSVDYSDQDWLDDICINREPEIDGGLGNGRVSVGESLDADKKNKNVTRWWKHLVGKMKKQRSHVPACNMGKMTQMKTEQSRKKCTECSSVYTGQQINAHNGLIWTMKFSSDGQFLASGGEDGVICIWRVSMVDSSCKTVKCNFGRQGSMDKSGHQRKIVCHTPVIPENIFHIEEEPLQKLKGHSGEILDLAWSSSNHLLSASTDKTVRLWQVGLDKCLGVFHHCNYVTCVQFNPVDENYFISGSIDGKVRIWGVHKKRVEEWANIRDLVTAVCYLPNGKGFVVGSVSGTCHLFERSEAELLLKAMINFRGKKSSGNKITGIQFLKDNAQRAMITSEDSKIRILDGLEVVCKYRGLAKSGCQMSASFTSNGRHIVSVGDDSRVYLWNYDDPSIQKTKHTKSIRSCEHFFIEGVSLAIPWTALDMDCNMFPSHNCLEASPRALDLERFTLASWFSMDSSSRGSATWPEEKLPLLDSPSSENDCPCKECGGHFHQKLQHKNNSRIASATWGLVFVTAGWDGTIRTFHNYGLPVQN encoded by the exons ATGCAAAGTGCATTTCAAGAAATGCAGAGCGTCGTTGAAGGAGAAGAGGTTTTCTTTGATACGAAAGATCGATTGACATCCGACGAGTTTTTCATTGTGAACGAAGATTCGGTTTGTAGACACATGGAGTATGGTATTTGGTTGAACAAGCCACTTAGTGTCAAGGAAAGAAGGGAAATTTTTTTGAGGAAATTCTTTGAGGATTCAACTTCTGGTGGGTTTGAAAGAATGGAAATGGAAAGGGCTGTAAAATCTAGTGGATCATCTAGTGCCAGTGTGGATGAAACTTTTCTACGTGAGAGACGGCAATCTAATAGCGAAGCATGTAGCTCTGTTGATTATTCGGATCAGGATTGGTTGGACGACATATGCATCAATCGGGAGCCAGAGATTGACGGAGGTCTGGGAAATGGTCGGGTCTCTGTTGGTGAAAGCCTAGATGCGgacaagaaaaacaagaacGTGACTCGATGGTGGAAACACTTGGTGGGGAAGATGAAAAAGCAAAGATCCCATGTTCCGGCTTGCAACATGGGGAAGATGACTCAGATGAAGACGGAACAGAGTAGGAAGAAGTGTACGGAATGTTCCTCAGTCTATACCGGACAACAAATCAATGCTCATAATGGCCTTATTTGGACTATGAAGTTTAGTTCCGATGGCCAATTTCTTGCTAGTGGAGGTGAAGATGGTGTCATCTGCATATGGCGTGTGAGCATGGTGGATTCCTCTTGCAAGACTGTGAAATGCAATTTTGGCCGCCAAGGATCGATGGATAAGTCCGGTCATCAAAGAAAAATAGTGTGCCACACTCCTGTCATCCCTGAAAATATATTCCATATTGAGGAAGAGCCATTGCAGAAGTTGAAGGGACATTCTGGCGAAATTTTGGATCTTGCATGGTCCTCTTCTAAT CATCTTCTATCAGCATCCACAGACAAAACCGTGCGTTTATGGCAAGTAGGATTGGACAAATGTCTTGGTGTTTTCCATCACTGCAACTATG TAACGTGTGTTCAATTCAATCCAGTGGACGAGAATTACTTCATCAGTGGCTCCATTGATGGTAAAGTTCGAATTTGGGGAGTCCACAAGAAGAGAGTAGAGGAATGGGCGAACATTCGAGATTTAGTGACAGCAGTATGCTACCTGCCAAATGGAAAA GGTTTTGTTGTTGGTTCCGTTTCCGGCACCTGTCATTTATTTGAAAGATCAG AAGCCGAACTACTGCTAAAAGCAATGATAAACTTTCGGGGAAAGAAGTCATCTGGCAACAAAATTACTGGCATTCAG TTTCTTAAGGACAACGCTCAAAGGGCGATGATAACGTCTGAGGATTCGAAAATTCGAATACTTGATGGGCTAGAGGTTGTCTGCAAATACAGAG GTCTAGCAAAATCAGGTTGTCAAATGTCGGCTTCGTTTACTTCAAACGGAAGGCACATTGTATCAGTTGGCGACGATTCTCGTGTTTACCTGTGGAACTATGATGATCCATCCATCCAAAAAACAAAACACACCAAATCTATACGTTCTTGCGAGCATTTCTTCATTGAGGGTGTGTCACTAGCAATACCTTGGACAGCTTTAGATATGGACTGCAATATGTTTCCGTCGCACAACTGTCTAGAGGCCTCGCCAAGGGCCTTGGATTTGGAACGCTTCACCCTAGCAAGCTGGTTTTCAATGGACAGTTCCTCTAGGGGTTCTGCCACATGGCCGGAAGAGAAACTTCCTTTGTTGGATTCACCATCTTCAGAAAATGATTGTCCCTGTAAAGAATGTGGTGGTCATTTTCATCAAAAACTGCAGCACAAGAACAACTCCAGAATTGCATCAGCTACATGGGGCCTCGTGTTCGTGACTGCTGGTTGGGATGGAACAATCAGAACGTTTCATAATTATGGATTGCCTGTTCAAAATTAG
- the LOC140985965 gene encoding UDP-glucuronate:xylan alpha-glucuronosyltransferase 1-like, translated as CKPVLVNRWIWGGPDPRYISELDINWEDILKVLEQLPEDSRIQGLGLLSFNENEIRQWRQFIPTANHTVLHLQPAGENVTWESLYPEWIDEGQEIDVPDCPSLPKLVVPRQRLDLIAVKLPGKNDANWSRDVARLHIQISAAALAVSSKGNYPVHFLFLSTGFPVPNLFTGKDLVAHEGTSWLYTPKLNGLREKLRLPVGSCEIAITPGAIEQDYSAKRQREAYATILHSDHIYVCGAIVAAQSIRMAGSSKDLVILVDDTISDHHRSGLASAGWQIRTIQRIRNPRAEKDAYNEWNYSKFRLWQLTDYDKIIFIDADLLILKNIDFLFRLPEISATGNAGTLFNSGVMVIEPSNKTFQLLMDHINEIESYNGGDQGYLNEIFTWWHRIPRHVNFLKHFWVHDDEEAKQKKTHLFEAEPPILYGLHYLGYKPWLCYKDYDCNWNVEILQEFASDVAHQRWWKVHDAMSENLQDFCLLRSRQKAQIEWDRRQAEKGNYSDGHWKIKIQDTRIKRCIDDHCHWEGMLRHWGETNSPDSEFQVPTPPAKQMGSAIL; from the exons TGCAAGCCAGTCCTTGTGAACAGGTGGATATGGGGTGGGCCAGATCCTCGCTACATATCAGAGTTAGATATCAACTGGGAGGATATTCTGAAAGTGTTGGAGCAATTACCTGAAGATAGCAGAATCCAAGGACTTGGTCTTCTTAGTTTTAATGAGAACGAAATTCGCCAATGGAGACAGTTTATTCCCACTGCCAATCACACAGTCCTGCACCTGCAACCTGCTGGGGAAAACGTTACATGGGAGTCCTTGTACCCTGAATGGATCGATGAAGGACAAGAAATTGATGTTCCCGATTGCCCTTCTCTACCAAAACTCGTAGTTCCAAGACAACGACTTGACCTCATTGCTGTTAAACTTCCGGGTAAAAATGATGCAAATTGGTCTAGAGATGTTGCTCGACTGCACATACAGATCTCTGCTGCTGCTTTAGCTGTCTCTAGCAAAGGCAACTACCCCgtgcattttctttttttgtcaACCGGCTTTCCAGTGCCCAATCTGTTTACAGGCAAAGATCTTGTAGCACATGAAGGAACTTCATGGTTATACACACCAAAGCTGAATGGACTGAGAGAAAAGCTTCGGCTTCCAGTAGGATCATGTGAAATTGCTATAACTCCTGGAGCCATAG AACAAGATTACTCTGCCAAAAGGCAACGAGAGGCATATGCCACGATCTTGCATTCAGATCATATCTATGTTTGTGGGGCCATAGTTGCAGCTCAGAGCATCAGAATGGCAGGATCCAGCAAAGATCTTGTCATTCTCGTTGATGATACAATCAGTGATCACCACAGAAGTGGTCTTGCATCGGCAGGCTGGCAAATTCGCACAATACAAAGAATAAGAAATCCTAGAGCAGAAAAGGACGCATACAATGAGTGGAATTACAGCAAGTTCAGATTATGGCAGCTAACAGATTATGATAAGATAATTTTTATCGATGCTGATTTGCTTATTCTCAAAAACATTGATTTCTTGTTCAGACTGCCAGAAATTTCTGCGACAGGCAACGCTGGAACCCTCTTCAACTCAGGAGTAATGGTGATAGAACCATCAAATAAAACATTCCAGCTTTTAATGGATCATATAAACGAAATAGAATCCTATAATGGTGGAGACCAGGGTTACTTGAATGAAATATTTACATGGTGGCACCGCATACCCAGGCACGTGAACTTCCTCAAACATTTCTGGGTTCATGATGATGAAGAAGCAAAGCAGAAAAAAACTCACCTCTTTGAGGCAGAACCACCTATTCTTTATGGTCTTCACTACTTGGGTTATAAGCCATGGTTGTGCTACAAGGACTATGACTGCAACTGGAATGTTGAGATATTACAAGAATTTGCCAGTGATGTTGCCCATCAAAGGTGGTGGAAAGTGCATGATGCCATGTCTGAAAACCTGCAAGATTTTTGTCTATTGAGATCAAGACAGAAGGCACAGATAGAATGGGATAGACGGCAGGCAGAGAAAGGAAATTACTCCGATGGACATTGGAAGATCAAAATACAAGATACTCGAATTAAGAGATGTATTGATGATCACTGCCATTGGGAGGGAATGTTGCGGCATTGGGGGGAGACAAATTCGCCTGATAGTGAATTCCAAGTTCCTACGCCACCAGCAAAGCAAATGGGCTCTGCAATTTTATGA
- the LOC140986494 gene encoding pentatricopeptide repeat-containing protein At1g03100, mitochondrial, translating to MAILSGVSHITTNYSSKFLLSFIGRISIWGKEAGSGHKCFTCSYRGTSYSKIYHGLMHLSCHFSTVAGTVLVQARDLGKLHEELENAIVERRLNDAWDLHEKHMRVEGFARKSTVTKLISSLTESLDPQWVERAYGLVEKAFGENKHTLFDREILMFLSLGLAKCGLSIPSSILLRKLIEMEHFPPVAAWSAIIAYMSENSSGAYLAAELTLEISYLFQDSRIDPRKKTNGPLIAMKPNVTAFNIALVGSLLFGTTRKAEQLLEMMPRINMKPDATLLIVMAHVYERNGRRDDLKKIKRHIEEAHNVTDIQIRQFYNFLLSCHLKFGDLDSASGVVLEMLQKAKKAQNSLGVANLIFETRKNGSLQSHRDSSDGDLNQIKSDQAEKPVLLGHHFLSFEDFLRDRKFLSLEAETKDILNMLIAKLQKHVELITSEKGILRPTEQTYAKLVKAFLQAGKLKDLADFLIKAEREDAPVSADNSALVTVINSCIALGWLDQAHDLLDELRLAGIRTSSSVYGSLLTAYCKENRMGEVTSLIRDARKAGVQLDASSYEAMIRSQVLERNTEEALHLFKEMKEAKIPRGGHRTFDELVKGSTDVRESGLMGTLLQEIKEGQMVESGVHEWNNVIHFFCKKRLMQDAEKALKKMLSLGHSPNAHTFHSLVTGYSAIGGKYIEVTELWGEMKAFAFSSGMRFDQELLDAVLYTFVRGGFFVRANEVVEIMEKGNIFVDKYKYRTLFLKYHKTLYKGKAPQFQTESQLKKREAALSFKKWVGLC from the coding sequence ATGGCAATTCTAAGTGGAGTAAGCCACATAACAACGAATTATTCCTCGAAGTTTTTGCTTAGTTTCATTGGAAGAATTTCTATTTGGGGTAAGGAGGCAGGAAGTGGCCACAAGTGTTTTACTTGTTCATACAGGGGAACGAGCTACTCAAAGATTTATCATGGCTTGATGCATTTGTCGTGCCATTTTTCAACTGTTGCTGGGACCGTTTTAGTCCAGGCTCGTGACTTGGGTAAACTTCATGAGGAGTTGGAGAATGCAATTGTTGAGCGAAGACTTAATGATGCATGGGATTTGCATGAGAAGCACATGCGGGTTGAAGGGTTTGCCAGGAAATCTACTGTGACCAAGTTAATTTCAAGTTTGACTGAGAGTTTAGACCCTCAATGGGTTGAAAGAGCTTATGGTTTGGTGGAGAAAGCTTTTGGAGAGAACAAGCACACATTATTTGACAGGGAGATTTTGATGTTTCTCTCTTTGGGTCTTGCTAAATGTGGATTATCGATTCCTTCATCGATCCTTTTGAGAAAGCTGATTGAAATGGAACACTTCCCGCCCGTGGCAGCTTGGTCTGCGATTATAGCTTATATGTCAGAAAATTCATCTGGGGCTTACCTGGCAGCTGAGTTGACTCTTGAAATAAGTTACTTGTTTCAGGACAGTAGGATTGATCCTCGAAAAAAGACTAACGGACCATTGATTGCTATGAAACCAAATGTAACTGCATTCAACATTGCTTTGGTGGGGTCCCTTCTGTTTGGCACTACTCGAAAAGCTGAACAACTCCTTGAGATGATGCCTCGGATAAATATGAAACCTGACGCAACACTGTTGATCGTCATGGCACATGTTTATGAAAGAAATGGTCGAAGAGACGATCTCAAAAAGATTAAGAGACATATTGAAGAAGCTCATAATGTAACTGATATTCAGATTCGGCAGTTCTACAACTTCCTGCTTTCTTGTCACTTAAAATTTGGGGATCTAGATTCTGCATCAGGCGTGGTACTGGAGATGCTTCAAAAGGCAAAGAAAGCTCAAAATTCTCTTGGTGTGgctaatttaatatttgaaactCGTAAAAATGGCAGTCTGCAATCTCATCGAGATTCTTCTGATGGGGATTTGAATCAGATAAAATCTGATCAAGCTGAAAAACCTGTATTACTTGGACACCATTTCTTATCTTTTGAAGATTTTTTAAGGGACAGAAAATTTTTGAGTCTTGAAGCTGAGACGAAAGACATACTCAATATGTTGATTGCCAAGTTACAAAAGCATGTTGAATTAATTACTAGTGAAAAAGGTATTCTCAGACCTACTGAACAAACTTATGCGAAGTTAGTTAAAGCTTTCTTGCAAGCTGGTAAACTTAAGGATTTGGCAGATTTTTTAATTAAGGCAGAGAGAGAAGATGCACCCGTGTCTGCTGATAATTCAGCTTTGGTTACTGTTATCAACTCGTGCATTGCCCTTGGATGGCTAGATCAAGCGCATGACCTTCTCGATGAATTGCGATTGGCTGGCATTAGAACTAGTTCCTCGGTGTATGGATCCCTTCTAACAGCATACTGTAAAGAAAATCGAATGGGGGAAGTTACATCATTGATAAGAGATGCTCGTAAGGCTGGTGTGCAGCTAGATGCCAGTTCTTATGAGGCAATGATTCGGTCCCAGGTGCTTGAAAGGAATACAGAAGAGGCCCTTCATCTGTTCAAGGAAATGAAAGAGGCTAAAATACCCAGAGGTGGTCATCGAACATTTGATGAGTTAGTCAAAGGTTCTACTGATGTCAGAGAAAGTGGTTTAATGGGAACGCTATTACAGGAAATAAAGGAAGGGCAAATGGTGGAATCTGGAGTTCACGAATGGAATAATGTGATTCACTTTTTCTGCAAGAAACGGCTAATGCAAGATGCTGAGAAGGCTCTGAAGAAGATGTTGAGTTTAGGACATTCCCCCAATGCACATACATTCCATTCTCTAGTAACTGGGTATTCTGCTATAGGTGGGAAATATATTGAGGTGACTGAATTATGGGGTGAGATgaaagcttttgctttttccAGTGGAATGAGATTTGATCAGGAACTCTTGGATGCTGTACTTTACACATTTGTGAGAGGTGGATTCTTTGTTCGAGCGAATGAAGTAGTGGAAATCATGGAGAAAGGAAATATTTTTGTAGACAAATACAAATATCGCACTCTTTTCTTGAAGTACCATAAAACACTCTATAAGGGCAAAGCACCACAATTCCAGACTGAATCTCAGTTAAAAAAGAGAGAAGCAGCATTGTCATTTAAGAAATGGGTGGGTTTATGTTGA